In Oncorhynchus mykiss isolate Arlee chromosome 1, USDA_OmykA_1.1, whole genome shotgun sequence, the following proteins share a genomic window:
- the LOC118966714 gene encoding protein LDOC1-like: protein MLETPQLLIDSAASSAGSSVTPPSREPHLPPLESFNGEPSTCLVFLAQCALIFELQPSYFPSDRSKIAYLITLISGRALTWATAVWEQQRPYAVVWRGSWEK from the coding sequence ATGTTGGAAACCCCACAGCTCCTCATTGACTCAGCTGCTAGCAGCGCCGGCTCATCGGTCACTCCACCTTCTCGGGAGCCCCACTTACCTCCTTTGGAAAGCTTCAATGGGGAGCCGAGCACCTGTCTAGTGTTCCTAGCTCAGTGTGCCCTCATCTTCGAGCTTCAGCCCTCCTACTTCCCCTCGGATCGCTCCAAGATAGCCTACCTCATCACGCTGATTTCCGGGAgggctctcacctgggctacCGCCGTGTGGGAACAACAGCGGCCATATGCGGTAGTCTGGAGAGGTTCGTGGGAGAAGTGA